The nucleotide window ACGCTGCCGCGACCGAGATTGTCCAACGGGAGACGCTACAGATGGCCGAAAACGGCAACGGGGCCGCGCCCCAACCGGAAACCCAGCCGGCCGCCACGCCGCAGACACCCCGGATGCAGGTGCTGGCCCAGTTCATCCGCGACATGAGCTTCGAAAATGTCGTGGCGCAGAAAGGCCTGACCAATGCCGAAGTGCAGCCGGAAATGTCGGTGCAGGTCAGCCTTGATGCGCGCAAGCGCCCGGCGGAAAACCAGTACGAGGTGACCACCAAGTTCAAGATCACCTCGGCCAACCGCGCCGACAAGGCGCCGCTGTTCCTGCTGGAGCTGGAATATGGCGGTATCTTCCATGTCGAAGGCGTGCCGGACGAGCAGATGCACCCCTATCTGCTGATCGAATGCCCGCGGATGCTGTTCCCCTTCGTGCGACGCATCGTTTCGGATGTGACCCGCGATGGCGGCTTCCCGCCTCTGAACCTCGACACCGTGGACTTCCTGGCGCTCTACCGTTCGGAACTCGCGCGGCGGGCCGAAGCGCAGAAGACCCAGCCGCAAGCGCTGATCTGAACGCCGGAGTTTTGACACGCGCCGCTGCGGGCTCCCCTGCGGCGGCGCCTTCCTTTTGGGGATTTCATGATGACCGACCTGATCCCCGCCTGGTTGGACGGCAGCCTCACCCCGGTGGACAAGCTGGAAGTGCATCGCCGCGGTCTGCGCCACAAGGCGGTGTCCGTCTTCGTGCTGGCAGGCGAGCGGGTGCTGATCCAGCGCCGCGCCGCGGGCAAGTATCACACGCCGGGGCTGTGGGCGAACACCTGCTGCACCCATCCGCATTGGGATGAACCTGCCGCGGATTGCGCCCTGCGCCGGCTGCGCGAAGAGCTGGGGATCGAGAGGCTGGCCCTGACCGCCGCCGAAACCGTCGAATATCGCGCCGATGTGGGCAATGGCATGACCGAGCATGAGCTGGTCGAGATTTTCGTGGCCGAGGCGCCGGCCGATCTGCCCGTCAGCCCCGACCCCGCCGAAGTGTCGGCCATCCGCTGGATCGCGCTGCGCGACCTTCTGGACGAGGTCGAGGTCGACCCCGACCGCTTTACCCCCTGGCTGCGGATCTACCTGACCGACCACCGCGACCGCATCTTCGGGCGGCGCGTGGGCGGCCGCTGACCGTGTTGTGACAAAACCACCCCGATCACGCGAAAACTTCGCGGGGCAGGGAACCGGCGATTCCTTGCCCGCATTGTGACCTCGGGACTGGCATCCGCGTCCCGGACCTGCGAAACCTTGGTCGGGTGCGGGACGGCAGAGGGGCAAACGGGATGCGCGGAAAGCTTCGCCTTGCAAACTGGGGGTTGGCGCTTGCACCGGCGCTGCGCAGCTCATCATGTGCCGCCTTGCTGGCCTCGGCGGCCACAGTCTGGACAATGGCCCCGGCGGCCCGTGCGCTGGACGTGAATCTGCAGATCACAGACGCCTATGACTCGCTGCGCGACGCGATCCGGGCCGCCTCGCTGCTGTATTCCAGCCAAGACGAGGACGAGGTCGATACTCAGGACCTGTTCGCCTCGGCCCGCGCCGATTATGGCCGCATCCTGGGCGCGCTCTATGCCGAGGGGCATTATTCGGGTGTGATCCGCATCCTGCTTGACGGGCGCGAAGCCGCCACGATCCCGCCGCTGGATGCACCCGACACGATCAGCGCCATCACCATCGAGGTCGATCCCGGCCCCCGCTTCCGCTTCAGCCGGGCCGAAGCGGCGCCACTCGCGCGCGGCACCGAACTGCCGGAGGGCTTTGCCGTGGGCCAGCGCGCAAGGTCGGGCGAGATCGTCGGCGCGGCGGATGCGGGGGCCGAGGCCTGGCGCGCTGCGGGTCACGCCAAGGTACGGGTCGGCCGCCAGCAGGTGACCGCCGATCACCGCAATGCCACGCTGGATGCGCGCATTGGGTTTGACCCCGGCCCGCGCGTCACCTTTGGCAAGATGGCGATCACCGGTAACGAACGGGTGCGCAGCCGGCGCATCGACAAGATAGCGGGCTTCCCGACCGGCGAGATCTATGACCCCGAAGAGCTGGAAGACGTCGCCGACCGCCTGCGCCGCACCGGCGCCTTCCGGTCTGTGGCGCTGACCGAGGCGGAAACGCTGGGCCCCGGCGCGACGCTGGATTACCAGCTGGTCGTGGTCGAGGAGCGCCGCCGCCGGATGAGCTTTGGCGCGGAAGTGTCCAGCCTCGACGGCGCCAAGGTCTCGGCCGGCTGGATGCACCGCAATCTTCTGGGCGGCGCCGAGCGGCTGGCGATCAATGGCGAGATCGGCGGTATCGGCTCGCAGACCGGGGCCGAGGATTACAGTCTTGGCGTGCGGCTGGACCGGCCCGGCACGCCGTTCCGCGATTCGACCGCCTTTGTCGAGGCGCTGGTCGAACGCGCGCAGGAAGAGGATTACACCGCCGACACTGCCCGCATCAGCTTTGGCCTCACCCGCTACATCACCGATCAGCTGACCGGCGAGGTGGGGTTCGGCTACGAGATTTCCGAGGTCACCGACGACTTCGACGAGATCACCTATGAACAGCTGGTGCTGCCGGTGACGCTGACCTGGGACAGCCGCGATGCTGCGCTGAACGCGGTGGAGGGTTACTATGCCAAGGGCGAGATGACGGCCTTCCGCGGCTTTGGCACCACCGGCACCGGCGCGCGGCTGGGATTTGACGGGCGCGCCTATCGCGGCTTTGGCGAGGATGACCGGGTGGTTCTGGCGGGCCGGGTGCAGGGCGGGGCCATCGTCGGATCGGACCTGCTGGAAACCCCGCGGGAGTATC belongs to Frigidibacter mobilis and includes:
- a CDS encoding autotransporter assembly complex protein TamA; its protein translation is MRGKLRLANWGLALAPALRSSSCAALLASAATVWTMAPAARALDVNLQITDAYDSLRDAIRAASLLYSSQDEDEVDTQDLFASARADYGRILGALYAEGHYSGVIRILLDGREAATIPPLDAPDTISAITIEVDPGPRFRFSRAEAAPLARGTELPEGFAVGQRARSGEIVGAADAGAEAWRAAGHAKVRVGRQQVTADHRNATLDARIGFDPGPRVTFGKMAITGNERVRSRRIDKIAGFPTGEIYDPEELEDVADRLRRTGAFRSVALTEAETLGPGATLDYQLVVVEERRRRMSFGAEVSSLDGAKVSAGWMHRNLLGGAERLAINGEIGGIGSQTGAEDYSLGVRLDRPGTPFRDSTAFVEALVERAQEEDYTADTARISFGLTRYITDQLTGEVGFGYEISEVTDDFDEITYEQLVLPVTLTWDSRDAALNAVEGYYAKGEMTAFRGFGTTGTGARLGFDGRAYRGFGEDDRVVLAGRVQGGAIVGSDLLETPREYLFYSGGGGTVRGQPYQSLGVEIDRGGGQTQNIGGDRFLAVSAEVRAKIRGNFGAVAFYDAGFVGIDDFSEDTGAWQSGAGLGLRYDTGIGPIRLDVAAPVSGNTGDGVQIYLGIGQAF
- the idi gene encoding isopentenyl-diphosphate Delta-isomerase, which translates into the protein MTDLIPAWLDGSLTPVDKLEVHRRGLRHKAVSVFVLAGERVLIQRRAAGKYHTPGLWANTCCTHPHWDEPAADCALRRLREELGIERLALTAAETVEYRADVGNGMTEHELVEIFVAEAPADLPVSPDPAEVSAIRWIALRDLLDEVEVDPDRFTPWLRIYLTDHRDRIFGRRVGGR